In the genome of Vicia villosa cultivar HV-30 ecotype Madison, WI linkage group LG7, Vvil1.0, whole genome shotgun sequence, one region contains:
- the LOC131616554 gene encoding serine/threonine-protein kinase HSL1-like isoform X2 → MEQFRQIGEALGSLKAVMVFRENIQINQRQCCVLLDVFTFAYESIADEIIQNLKFEEKNGKWKVLEQPLREIHKIFKEGEVYIKHCLEIKDFWAKAITLCHNTDCVEFYIHNLLCCMPIVIEAIESAAETSGLDLDEMQRKRLINSNKYRKEFRDMKLFKWKFGKHYLITQDLCNRYDTVWKEDRWFLFNKVHEKKVSGATKYERKLIELLLRNLEVSESLEAKLLPSSILVGSKDYQVRRRMGNGSQYKEIQWLGENFVLRHFSGDIDALESEIKELLSLSHPNIMDCLCGFIDEEKKECFLLMELMSKTLCTHIKEIHGPRKRIPFVLHTAVDLMLQIARGMEYLHSKKVYHGELNPSNILVKPRSASPEGYLHSKVSGFGLSSVKDLNQKGNVNQNGNLSFIWYSPEVLEEREQSGVASVSKYTEKSDVYSFGMVCFELLTGKVPFEDSHLQGEKMSRNIRAGERPLFPLNSPKYIINLTKKCWHTDPNQRPNFSSICRVLRYTKRFLALNPGYNKETDPPVPPVDYCDLESALLRKFPFWGSSGPSPISNIPFQMFAYRVIEQEKMSTGSKDNSESGSDASLCGDENVTSGDEPFLTVIEKKPSVGPEIINNRRLVSTRKTLDSRTKHSGTPKGRLDRPPQMTPRVRSMRMNSDKHLISSPRIIRRSSSDCSLTRMDL, encoded by the exons ATGGAACAATTTAGACAAATTGGTGAGGCCCTTGGAAGTTTAAAGGCCGTGATGGTGTTTAGAGAGAACATTCAAATCAACCAGAGACAATGTTGTGTTCTTCTAGATGTTTTCACCTTTGCATATGAATCTATAGCAGATGAGATCATACAGAATCTGAAATTTGAAGAGAAGAATGGAAAATGGAAGGTTCTAGAACAGCCCTTAAGAGAGATTCACAAGATTTTCAAAGAAGGAGAAGTTTACATTAAGCATTGTTTGGAAATAAAGGACTTTTGGGCTAAAGCCATTACATTGTGTCATAATACAGATTGTGTTGAGTTTTACATACACAATTTGTTATGTTGCATGCCTATTGTGATCGAAGCGATTGAATCGGCTGCTGAAACGTCGGGTTTGGATCTAGACGAGATGCAAAGGAAGAGGCTTATAAATTCGAATAAATATAGAAAAGAGTTTCGAGACATGAAGCTTTTCAAGTGGAAATTCGGTAAGCATTACCTCATTACGCAAGATTTGTGTAATCGTTACGATACGGTTTGGAAGGAAGATAGATGGTTTCTTTTTAACAAAGTCCATGAAAAGAAAGTGTCGGGCGCGACAAAGTACGAGAGAAAATTAATAGAATTGCTTTTGAGGAATTTGGAAGTATCGGAGTCGTTGGAAGCTAAGCTTCTGCCGAGCTCGATATTGGTTGGTTCTAAGGACTATCAGGTGAGGAGAAGAATGGGGAATGGAAGTCAGTATAAGGAGATTCAATGGTTAGGTGAAAATTTTGTTTTGAGGCATTTTTCGGGTGACATTGATGCTTTGGAGAGTGAGATCAAAGAACTTTTATCGCTTTCGCATCCGAATATAATGGATTGTCTTTGTGGTTTTATTGATGAGGAGAAGAAAGAATGCTTTCTGTTAATGGAACTTATGAGCAAAACTCTTTGTACTCATATTAAAGAGATTCACGGACCGAGGAAGCGAATACCGTTCGTGCTTCATACCGCGGTTGATCTTATGCTTCAAATTGCAAGAGGAATGGAGTATCTTCATTCAAAGAAAGTGTATCATGGAGAATTAAACCCTTCAAACATTCTTGTTAAGCCTAGAAGTGCGTCCCCAGAAGGTTACTTGCATTCCAAGGTATCGGGTTTTGGCCTATCTTCGGTTAAGGATTTAAACCAGAAAGGGAATGTGAATCAAAATGGAAATCTCTCGTTCATTTGGTACTCTCCGGAGGTACTTGAAGAGCGAGAACAATCGGGAGTTGCGTCGGTTTCTAAGTACACGGAGAAGTCTGATGTGTATAGTTTCGGAATGGTTTGCTTTGAGCTTCTAACCGGGAAAGTTCCTTTCGAAGATAGTCATCTTCAAGGGGAGAAAATGAGCAGAAACATAAGGGCAGGAGAGCGGCCACTTTTTCCACTCAATTCACCGAAATACATTATAAACTTGACGAAGAAATGTTGGCACACCGATCCGAATCAACGTCCGAATTTCTCATCCATATGTAGAGTTCTCCGTTATACAAAAAGATTTCTCGCATTAAACCCTGGTTACAATAAAGAGACGGATCCACCCGTGCCACCTGTAGATTACTGTGATTTAGAGTCAGCACTATTGAGAAAGTTTCCTTTTTGGGGAAGCTCTGGACCATCGCCAATATCGAATATCCCTTTTCAAATGTTTGCGTATCGAGTTATCGAGCAAGAAAAAATGAGCACAGGCTCTAAGGATAACTCCGAATCCGGAAGTGATGCTTCACTCTGCGGTGACGAAAACGTTACGTCGGGAGATGAGCCGTTTCTAACCGTAATAGAAAAGAAACCTTCAGTTGGACCCGAGATCATAAACAACAGGAGGCTTGTATCGACAAGGAAGACGCTagattcaagaaccaaacattcAG GTACACCAAAAGGGAGACTAGATAGACCTCCGCAAATGACCCCTCGAGTGCGAAGCATGCGGATGAATTCAGATAAACATCTAATATCAAGTCCGAGGATAATTCGAAGATCATCTTCTG ACTGCAGTCTTACACGCATGGATTTATAG
- the LOC131616554 gene encoding serine/threonine-protein kinase HSL1-like isoform X1, with amino-acid sequence MEQFRQIGEALGSLKAVMVFRENIQINQRQCCVLLDVFTFAYESIADEIIQNLKFEEKNGKWKVLEQPLREIHKIFKEGEVYIKHCLEIKDFWAKAITLCHNTDCVEFYIHNLLCCMPIVIEAIESAAETSGLDLDEMQRKRLINSNKYRKEFRDMKLFKWKFGKHYLITQDLCNRYDTVWKEDRWFLFNKVHEKKVSGATKYERKLIELLLRNLEVSESLEAKLLPSSILVGSKDYQVRRRMGNGSQYKEIQWLGENFVLRHFSGDIDALESEIKELLSLSHPNIMDCLCGFIDEEKKECFLLMELMSKTLCTHIKEIHGPRKRIPFVLHTAVDLMLQIARGMEYLHSKKVYHGELNPSNILVKPRSASPEGYLHSKVSGFGLSSVKDLNQKGNVNQNGNLSFIWYSPEVLEEREQSGVASVSKYTEKSDVYSFGMVCFELLTGKVPFEDSHLQGEKMSRNIRAGERPLFPLNSPKYIINLTKKCWHTDPNQRPNFSSICRVLRYTKRFLALNPGYNKETDPPVPPVDYCDLESALLRKFPFWGSSGPSPISNIPFQMFAYRVIEQEKMSTGSKDNSESGSDASLCGDENVTSGDEPFLTVIEKKPSVGPEIINNRRLVSTRKTLDSRTKHSGTPKGRLDRPPQMTPRVRSMRMNSDKHLISSPRIIRRSSSGHVSDSELA; translated from the exons ATGGAACAATTTAGACAAATTGGTGAGGCCCTTGGAAGTTTAAAGGCCGTGATGGTGTTTAGAGAGAACATTCAAATCAACCAGAGACAATGTTGTGTTCTTCTAGATGTTTTCACCTTTGCATATGAATCTATAGCAGATGAGATCATACAGAATCTGAAATTTGAAGAGAAGAATGGAAAATGGAAGGTTCTAGAACAGCCCTTAAGAGAGATTCACAAGATTTTCAAAGAAGGAGAAGTTTACATTAAGCATTGTTTGGAAATAAAGGACTTTTGGGCTAAAGCCATTACATTGTGTCATAATACAGATTGTGTTGAGTTTTACATACACAATTTGTTATGTTGCATGCCTATTGTGATCGAAGCGATTGAATCGGCTGCTGAAACGTCGGGTTTGGATCTAGACGAGATGCAAAGGAAGAGGCTTATAAATTCGAATAAATATAGAAAAGAGTTTCGAGACATGAAGCTTTTCAAGTGGAAATTCGGTAAGCATTACCTCATTACGCAAGATTTGTGTAATCGTTACGATACGGTTTGGAAGGAAGATAGATGGTTTCTTTTTAACAAAGTCCATGAAAAGAAAGTGTCGGGCGCGACAAAGTACGAGAGAAAATTAATAGAATTGCTTTTGAGGAATTTGGAAGTATCGGAGTCGTTGGAAGCTAAGCTTCTGCCGAGCTCGATATTGGTTGGTTCTAAGGACTATCAGGTGAGGAGAAGAATGGGGAATGGAAGTCAGTATAAGGAGATTCAATGGTTAGGTGAAAATTTTGTTTTGAGGCATTTTTCGGGTGACATTGATGCTTTGGAGAGTGAGATCAAAGAACTTTTATCGCTTTCGCATCCGAATATAATGGATTGTCTTTGTGGTTTTATTGATGAGGAGAAGAAAGAATGCTTTCTGTTAATGGAACTTATGAGCAAAACTCTTTGTACTCATATTAAAGAGATTCACGGACCGAGGAAGCGAATACCGTTCGTGCTTCATACCGCGGTTGATCTTATGCTTCAAATTGCAAGAGGAATGGAGTATCTTCATTCAAAGAAAGTGTATCATGGAGAATTAAACCCTTCAAACATTCTTGTTAAGCCTAGAAGTGCGTCCCCAGAAGGTTACTTGCATTCCAAGGTATCGGGTTTTGGCCTATCTTCGGTTAAGGATTTAAACCAGAAAGGGAATGTGAATCAAAATGGAAATCTCTCGTTCATTTGGTACTCTCCGGAGGTACTTGAAGAGCGAGAACAATCGGGAGTTGCGTCGGTTTCTAAGTACACGGAGAAGTCTGATGTGTATAGTTTCGGAATGGTTTGCTTTGAGCTTCTAACCGGGAAAGTTCCTTTCGAAGATAGTCATCTTCAAGGGGAGAAAATGAGCAGAAACATAAGGGCAGGAGAGCGGCCACTTTTTCCACTCAATTCACCGAAATACATTATAAACTTGACGAAGAAATGTTGGCACACCGATCCGAATCAACGTCCGAATTTCTCATCCATATGTAGAGTTCTCCGTTATACAAAAAGATTTCTCGCATTAAACCCTGGTTACAATAAAGAGACGGATCCACCCGTGCCACCTGTAGATTACTGTGATTTAGAGTCAGCACTATTGAGAAAGTTTCCTTTTTGGGGAAGCTCTGGACCATCGCCAATATCGAATATCCCTTTTCAAATGTTTGCGTATCGAGTTATCGAGCAAGAAAAAATGAGCACAGGCTCTAAGGATAACTCCGAATCCGGAAGTGATGCTTCACTCTGCGGTGACGAAAACGTTACGTCGGGAGATGAGCCGTTTCTAACCGTAATAGAAAAGAAACCTTCAGTTGGACCCGAGATCATAAACAACAGGAGGCTTGTATCGACAAGGAAGACGCTagattcaagaaccaaacattcAG GTACACCAAAAGGGAGACTAGATAGACCTCCGCAAATGACCCCTCGAGTGCGAAGCATGCGGATGAATTCAGATAAACATCTAATATCAAGTCCGAGGATAATTCGAAGATCATCTTCTGGTCATGTCTCGGACTCTGAGTTAGCTTAG